A genomic segment from Streptomyces sp. NBC_00654 encodes:
- a CDS encoding HAMP domain-containing protein — protein MKKQRNGTIDVDAAALNRLLAALVAMRDGNFRRRLTVSGDGVMTEIAAVFNEVADRNLHLTGELARVRRVVGREGKLTERLETGACEGSWAAAIDASNELVDDLSRPVSEVGRVLAAIADGDLEQRMELRSHTADETVRPLRGEFLKVARTVNNLVDQLSAFTEQVTRVAVEVGTEGKLGGQAQVRGMSGSWKDLTDSVNTMAYRLTAQVRDIALVTTAVAKGDLSRKVTVHVAGEMLQLKNTVNTMVDQLSSFSSEVTRVAREVGTEGELGGQATVPGVAGVWKDLTDSVNTMAGNLTSQVRGIAEVTTAVANGDLSQKVTVSARGEVAQLAETINQMTETLRTFADEVTRVASEVGGEGLLGGQAQVPGAAGTWKDLTDSVNTVFRNLTTQVRDIAQVTTAVASGDMTQKVTVDVAGEMLELKNTVNTMVDQLQSFGSEVTRVAREVGVEGRLGGQAEVPGAAGTWKDLTDSVNTAFRNLTGQVRDIAQVTTAVANGDLSQKVTVDVAGEMLELKNTVNTMVAQLSSFADQVTRMARDVGTEGRLGGQARVDGVLGTWKELTDSVNFMAGNLTSQVRQIAQVTTAVARGDLSQKIDVDARGEILELKNTINTMVDQLSAFAEQVTRVAREVGTDGRLGGQAQVPGVAGVWRDLTDSVNGMAGNLTAQVRNIAQVATAVARGDLSQKIDVDARGEILELKNTLNTMVDQLSNFAEQVTRVAREVGTEGILGGQAEVQGVSGTWKDLTQSVNGMANNLTLQVRNIAEVTTAVAKGDLSKKITVDAKGEMLELVTTVNTMVDQLLNFADEVTRVAREVGTEGILGGQARVRGATGIWKDLSDNVNLMASNLTSQVRNISRVSSAVANGDLTKKVTVEARGEVAELADTVNTMVTTLSSFADEVTRVAREVGTEGALGGQARVPGVAGTWKDLTESVNSMASNLTGQVRQIATVTTAIARGDLTKKIDIDARGEIQELKNTINTMVDQLSSFAEEVTRVAREVGTEGQLGGQARVRDVNGTWRDLTESVNEMAGNLTRQVRAIAAVATAVTRGDLNLKIDVDAAGEIQVLQDNVNTMIANLRDTTLANKEQDWLKGNLARISGLMQGRRDLDDVASLIMSELTPVVSAQHGAFFLAMAPGDTGEVGSDSDAESLYELRMRGSYGYSAGSMPTSFRPGETLIGTAAEEKRTIQVDNVPPGYLKISSGLGEAPPAHVIVLPVLFEGKVLGVIELASFQPFTHIQRDFLNQLAEMIATSVNTISVNTKTEKLLEQSQELTEQLRDRSQELENRQKALQASNAELEEKAELLAQQNRDIEVKNTEIEEARQVLEERAEQLAVSMRYKSEFLANMSHELRTPLNSLLILAKLLADNAEGNLSPKQVEFAETIHGAGSDLLQLINDILDLSKVEAGKMDVSPTRIALVQLVDYVEATFRPLTAEKGLDFSVRVSPELPATLHTDEQRLLQVLRNLLSNAVKFTDSGAVELVIRPAGADVPNSIREHLLEAGSLRDADADLIAFSVTDTGIGIASSKMLVIFEAFKQADGTTSRKYGGTGLGLSISREIARLLGGEIHAASEPGRGSTFTLYLPLHASELPPQGYPQVGPGPIEIPGMTDGSALHGEAVRGAEQAPLGDPANSAGLFRRRRKALGDVARRPALPARPSAGAGGGAGAGAGAGAARDEWVQGAQEEPEARRTFRFRGEKVLIVDDDIRNVFALTSVLEQHGLSVLYAENGREGIEVLEQHDDVTVVLMDIMMPEMDGYATTTAIRRMPQFAGLPIIALTAKAMKGDREKAIDCGASDYVTKPVDPDHLLAVMEQWMHGE, from the coding sequence GTGAAAAAACAGCGCAATGGGACCATCGATGTGGACGCGGCAGCTCTGAACAGACTGCTCGCGGCCCTCGTGGCGATGCGGGACGGCAACTTCCGCAGGCGGCTGACCGTCTCGGGCGATGGCGTGATGACGGAGATCGCGGCGGTCTTCAACGAGGTCGCCGACCGGAATCTCCATCTCACCGGTGAGCTGGCACGCGTACGGCGCGTGGTGGGCCGTGAGGGAAAGCTCACGGAGCGCCTGGAGACAGGGGCCTGCGAAGGCTCCTGGGCGGCCGCCATCGATGCCTCCAACGAGCTGGTCGACGATCTCTCGCGACCGGTCTCCGAGGTCGGACGGGTGCTCGCGGCGATCGCCGACGGTGACCTCGAACAGCGGATGGAACTGCGCTCGCACACGGCGGACGAAACGGTACGGCCGCTGCGCGGCGAGTTCCTGAAGGTCGCCCGTACGGTCAACAACCTGGTCGATCAGCTGTCCGCGTTCACCGAGCAGGTGACCCGGGTCGCGGTCGAGGTCGGGACCGAGGGCAAGCTCGGCGGGCAGGCCCAGGTGCGCGGGATGTCCGGGTCCTGGAAGGACCTCACGGACTCCGTGAACACCATGGCGTACCGGCTGACGGCCCAGGTGCGGGACATCGCTCTGGTGACGACGGCGGTCGCCAAGGGTGATCTGTCACGGAAGGTCACCGTCCATGTGGCCGGTGAGATGCTCCAGCTGAAGAACACCGTCAACACGATGGTCGACCAGCTGTCCTCGTTCTCCTCCGAGGTGACCCGTGTCGCCCGTGAGGTGGGTACGGAGGGTGAGCTCGGCGGTCAGGCGACGGTGCCGGGTGTGGCCGGGGTGTGGAAGGACCTCACCGACTCCGTCAACACGATGGCGGGCAACCTCACCTCCCAGGTGCGCGGTATCGCGGAGGTGACGACGGCGGTCGCCAACGGCGACCTGTCGCAGAAGGTCACGGTGAGCGCCCGCGGCGAGGTGGCGCAACTGGCCGAGACGATCAACCAGATGACCGAGACGCTGCGCACCTTCGCGGACGAAGTGACGCGTGTGGCCAGCGAGGTCGGTGGTGAGGGGCTGCTGGGCGGGCAGGCCCAGGTGCCGGGCGCGGCGGGAACGTGGAAGGACCTCACCGATTCGGTGAACACGGTCTTCCGGAACCTGACGACCCAGGTGCGCGACATCGCGCAGGTGACCACGGCGGTGGCCAGCGGTGACATGACCCAGAAGGTCACCGTCGATGTGGCCGGCGAGATGCTGGAGCTCAAGAACACCGTCAACACGATGGTGGACCAGCTGCAGTCGTTCGGTTCGGAGGTGACCCGGGTCGCCCGGGAGGTCGGCGTCGAGGGCCGGCTCGGCGGTCAGGCCGAGGTCCCGGGGGCGGCGGGGACCTGGAAGGACCTCACGGACTCGGTGAACACCGCGTTCCGGAACCTGACCGGTCAGGTGCGGGACATCGCGCAGGTGACCACCGCGGTCGCCAACGGGGACCTGTCGCAGAAGGTCACCGTCGATGTCGCGGGCGAGATGCTGGAACTGAAGAACACCGTCAACACGATGGTGGCGCAGCTCTCGTCCTTCGCCGACCAGGTGACGCGGATGGCGCGGGACGTGGGCACGGAGGGCCGTCTCGGCGGCCAGGCGCGGGTCGACGGCGTCCTGGGAACGTGGAAGGAACTCACCGACTCCGTCAACTTCATGGCGGGGAACCTGACCTCGCAGGTACGCCAGATCGCCCAGGTGACCACGGCGGTGGCGCGGGGCGACCTGTCGCAGAAGATCGATGTGGACGCCCGGGGCGAGATCCTTGAGCTGAAGAACACCATCAACACGATGGTCGACCAGCTCTCCGCCTTCGCCGAGCAGGTGACCCGGGTCGCCCGTGAGGTGGGCACGGACGGACGGCTCGGCGGGCAGGCGCAGGTGCCCGGGGTGGCGGGCGTGTGGCGCGATCTGACCGACTCGGTGAACGGCATGGCGGGGAACCTCACCGCCCAGGTCCGTAACATCGCGCAGGTCGCCACGGCGGTGGCGCGCGGTGACCTGTCGCAGAAGATCGATGTGGACGCCCGGGGCGAGATCCTTGAGCTGAAGAACACCCTCAACACCATGGTCGACCAGCTCTCCAACTTCGCGGAGCAGGTCACCCGGGTCGCCCGTGAGGTGGGTACCGAAGGCATTCTCGGCGGCCAGGCCGAGGTGCAGGGCGTGTCCGGTACCTGGAAGGACCTCACCCAGTCCGTCAACGGCATGGCGAACAACCTGACCCTTCAGGTCCGCAACATCGCCGAAGTCACCACCGCGGTCGCCAAGGGTGATCTCTCCAAGAAGATCACCGTGGACGCCAAGGGCGAGATGCTCGAACTGGTGACGACGGTCAACACGATGGTCGACCAGCTGCTGAACTTCGCCGACGAGGTGACCCGGGTCGCCAGGGAAGTGGGCACCGAGGGCATCCTCGGAGGCCAGGCCCGGGTGCGCGGTGCGACCGGCATCTGGAAGGACCTCAGTGACAACGTCAACCTGATGGCCAGCAATCTCACCAGCCAGGTGCGCAACATCTCCCGGGTCTCGTCCGCGGTCGCGAACGGCGATCTGACGAAGAAGGTGACCGTCGAGGCGCGCGGTGAGGTGGCCGAACTCGCCGACACCGTCAACACGATGGTCACGACGCTTTCCTCGTTCGCCGACGAGGTGACGCGAGTGGCCCGCGAGGTGGGTACCGAGGGCGCGCTGGGCGGACAGGCCAGGGTGCCGGGCGTCGCTGGTACGTGGAAGGACCTCACCGAGTCCGTGAACTCGATGGCCTCCAACCTGACCGGCCAGGTGCGCCAGATCGCCACGGTCACCACGGCGATCGCCAGGGGAGATCTCACCAAGAAGATCGACATCGATGCGCGCGGTGAGATCCAGGAGCTGAAGAACACCATCAATACGATGGTCGACCAGCTGTCCTCGTTCGCCGAGGAAGTCACCCGCGTGGCCCGCGAGGTGGGCACGGAGGGGCAGTTGGGCGGTCAGGCCCGCGTCCGGGACGTCAACGGTACCTGGCGCGACCTCACCGAATCGGTGAACGAGATGGCCGGGAACCTGACCCGTCAGGTGCGTGCCATCGCGGCCGTTGCCACGGCGGTGACGCGCGGCGATCTGAACCTCAAGATCGACGTGGACGCGGCCGGCGAGATCCAGGTGCTGCAGGACAACGTCAACACGATGATCGCCAACCTGCGTGACACCACGCTCGCCAACAAGGAACAGGACTGGCTCAAGGGCAACCTGGCCCGGATCTCCGGTCTGATGCAGGGCCGTCGCGATCTGGACGACGTCGCCTCGTTGATCATGAGCGAGCTGACCCCGGTCGTCTCCGCGCAGCACGGCGCGTTCTTCCTGGCCATGGCGCCGGGCGACACGGGCGAGGTCGGTTCGGACAGTGACGCGGAGAGCCTGTACGAGCTGCGTATGCGCGGCAGTTACGGATATTCGGCGGGTTCGATGCCGACCTCCTTCCGTCCCGGCGAGACGCTGATCGGCACGGCGGCCGAGGAGAAGCGCACGATCCAGGTGGACAACGTGCCGCCCGGCTATCTGAAGATCTCCTCCGGGCTCGGCGAGGCGCCGCCCGCGCATGTGATCGTGCTGCCGGTGCTGTTCGAGGGCAAGGTCCTCGGTGTGATCGAGCTGGCCTCCTTCCAGCCGTTCACGCACATCCAGCGGGACTTCCTCAACCAGCTCGCCGAGATGATCGCGACGAGCGTCAACACCATCAGCGTCAATACGAAGACCGAGAAACTCCTCGAACAGTCCCAGGAGCTGACGGAGCAGCTTCGGGACCGCTCGCAGGAGCTGGAGAACCGGCAGAAGGCACTCCAGGCGTCCAACGCCGAACTGGAGGAGAAGGCCGAACTGCTGGCCCAGCAGAACCGCGACATCGAGGTGAAGAACACCGAGATCGAAGAGGCCCGGCAGGTCCTGGAGGAGCGTGCCGAGCAGCTCGCCGTCTCGATGCGCTACAAGTCCGAGTTCCTGGCGAACATGTCCCACGAGCTGCGTACCCCGCTCAACTCGCTGCTGATCCTGGCCAAGCTGCTCGCGGACAACGCCGAGGGCAACCTCTCGCCGAAGCAGGTGGAGTTCGCCGAGACGATCCACGGGGCCGGTTCCGATCTGCTCCAGCTGATCAACGACATCCTCGACCTGTCGAAGGTCGAGGCGGGCAAGATGGACGTCAGCCCGACCAGGATCGCGCTGGTCCAGCTCGTCGACTATGTGGAGGCGACGTTCCGCCCGCTCACCGCGGAGAAGGGGCTCGACTTCTCGGTACGGGTCTCCCCGGAGCTGCCCGCCACGCTGCACACGGACGAGCAGCGGCTGCTCCAGGTGCTGCGCAACCTGCTGTCCAACGCGGTGAAGTTCACCGACAGCGGTGCGGTGGAGCTGGTGATCCGGCCGGCCGGGGCGGATGTGCCGAACTCGATCCGGGAGCATCTGCTGGAAGCGGGTTCGCTGCGGGACGCGGACGCCGATCTGATCGCCTTCTCGGTCACGGACACCGGGATCGGCATCGCGTCCAGCAAGATGCTGGTGATCTTCGAGGCGTTCAAGCAGGCGGACGGGACGACCAGCCGGAAGTACGGCGGCACGGGCCTGGGTCTCTCCATCAGCCGGGAGATCGCCCGGCTGCTGGGCGGTGAGATCCATGCGGCGAGCGAGCCCGGCCGGGGCTCGACCTTCACGCTGTATCTGCCGCTGCACGCCAGCGAACTGCCGCCGCAGGGCTATCCGCAGGTGGGTCCCGGCCCCATCGAGATCCCTGGCATGACGGACGGGAGCGCCCTGCACGGGGAGGCGGTCCGCGGCGCCGAGCAGGCGCCACTGGGTGATCCGGCCAACTCCGCCGGGCTGTTCCGGCGGCGGCGCAAGGCACTGGGTGACGTGGCACGGCGGCCCGCGCTGCCCGCCCGTCCGAGCGCGGGCGCCGGTGGCGGTGCCGGCGCGGGTGCGGGTGCGGGTGCCGCGCGGGACGAGTGGGTCCAGGGAGCCCAGGAGGAGCCGGAGGCACGGCGGACGTTCCGGTTCCGCGGTGAGAAGGTCCTGATCGTCGACGACGACATCCGTAACGTCTTCGCGCTCACCAGCGTGCTGGAGCAGCACGGCCTTTCGGTGCTGTACGCGGAGAACGGCCGGGAGGGCATCGAGGTGCTGGAGCAGCACGACGATGTGACGGTCGTACTGATGGACATCATGATGCCCGAGATGGACGGCTACGCCACGACGACGGCGATCCGCAGGATGCCGCAGTTCGCCGGACTGCCGATCATCGCGCTCACCGCGAAGGCGATGAAGGGTGACCGGGAGAAGGCCATCGACTGTGGTGCTTCCGACTATGTCACCAAGCCGGTCGACCCTGATCATCTGCTTGCGGTCATGGAGCAGTGGATGCACGGAGAGTGA
- a CDS encoding response regulator: MVQKAKILLVDDRPENLLALEAILSALDQTLVRASSGEEALKALLTDDFAVILLDVQMPGMDGFETAAHIKRRERTRDIPIIFLTAINHGPHHTFRGYAAGAVDYISKPFDPWVLRAKVSVFVELYMKNCQLREQAALLRLQLEGGGHAAGEHEREPAGLLAELSARLAAVEEQAEALSKQLDDESADAGAVATAAHLERKLTGLRRALDALEPGANGNAGVLPSQS, from the coding sequence ATGGTGCAGAAGGCCAAGATCCTCCTGGTCGATGACCGGCCGGAGAATCTGCTGGCGCTGGAGGCCATCCTCTCTGCGCTCGATCAGACACTGGTACGGGCATCGTCAGGGGAGGAAGCGCTCAAAGCGCTGCTCACGGACGACTTCGCGGTCATTCTGCTGGACGTCCAGATGCCGGGCATGGACGGTTTCGAGACCGCCGCGCACATCAAGCGCCGGGAGCGGACCCGGGACATCCCGATCATCTTCCTCACCGCGATCAACCACGGTCCCCATCACACCTTCCGGGGATACGCGGCGGGCGCGGTGGACTACATCTCGAAGCCGTTCGACCCGTGGGTGCTGCGCGCCAAGGTCTCGGTCTTCGTCGAGCTGTACATGAAGAACTGCCAGCTCCGCGAGCAGGCCGCACTGCTGCGGCTCCAGCTCGAAGGCGGTGGCCACGCGGCCGGGGAGCACGAGAGGGAGCCGGCCGGTCTGCTGGCCGAACTCTCCGCACGGCTCGCGGCGGTCGAGGAGCAGGCGGAAGCGCTGTCCAAGCAGCTCGACGACGAATCCGCGGACGCCGGCGCGGTGGCGACCGCCGCCCACCTCGAACGCAAGCTCACCGGGCTGCGTCGCGCGCTCGACGCGCTGGAGCCGGGGGCGAACGGCAACGCCGGTGTCCTGCCCTCGCAGAGCTGA
- a CDS encoding DNA translocase FtsK, with protein MASRTSGKGSQGTAGTAKSVGRTAGPAKKAAPAKKSPKSPAKKSASASAPARKAPAKRAPAKKTAARKPAPKPAPSPTGGVYRLVRAVWLGAAHGVGALFRSIGRGAKGLDPAHRKDGLALLLLGLALIVAAGTWSSLRGPVGDLVEMLVTGAFGRLDLLVPILLGAIAVRLILYPQRPEANGRIVIGLSALVIGILGQVHIACGSPGREDGTEAMQDAGGLIGWAASKPLVFTMGEVLAVPLLVLLTVFGLLVVTATPVNAIPQRLRTLGVKLGIVEPAYEPGADGGSDDDRYDEQWREALPGRSRRGTGRRSEADTEYDPDHAESEALSRRGRSRKPSVQPAMNRTMDAVDVAAAAAAALDGAVLNGMPPSPLVADLTQGVSVDRDRDRTGAGTPVPGAREAEKGRAGAKGPGAGTAGSLSGGVPDLTKPAPEHSQPLPARAEQLQLSGDITYSLPSLDLLERGGPGKTRSAANDVVVASLTNVFTEFKVDAAVTGFTRGPTVTRYEVELGPAVKVERITALTKNIAYAVASPDVRIISPIPGKSAVGIEIPNSDREMVNLGDVLRLADAAEDDHPMLVALGKNVEGGYEMANLAKMPHVLVAGATGSGKSSCINCLITSVMVRATPDDVRMVLVDPKRVELTAYEGIPHLITPIITNPKKAAEALQWVVREMDLRYDDLAAYGYRHIDDFNHAVRNGKAKAPEGSERELSPYPYLLVIVDELADLMMVAPRDVEDSIVRITQLARAAGIHLVLATQRPSVDVVTGLIKANVPSRLAFATSSLADSRVILDQPGAEKLIGKGDGLFLPMGANKPTRMQGAFVTEDEVAAIVQHCKDQMAPVFREDVVVGTKQKKEIDEDIGDDLDLLCQAAELVVSTQFGSTSMLQRKLRVGFAKAGRLMDLMESRNIVGPSEGSKARDVMVKPEELDGVLALIRGETAP; from the coding sequence ATGGCCTCACGTACGTCCGGCAAGGGTTCCCAGGGCACGGCGGGCACCGCGAAGAGCGTCGGCCGTACCGCGGGCCCGGCGAAGAAAGCCGCGCCCGCCAAGAAGTCCCCGAAGTCCCCGGCGAAGAAGTCCGCGTCCGCGTCCGCGCCCGCCAGGAAGGCGCCGGCGAAAAGGGCGCCCGCGAAGAAGACCGCCGCCAGGAAGCCCGCGCCCAAGCCCGCACCGTCTCCCACCGGGGGCGTGTACCGGCTCGTGCGGGCCGTCTGGCTCGGTGCCGCGCACGGCGTCGGTGCGCTGTTCCGCTCGATAGGGCGCGGGGCGAAGGGGCTCGACCCCGCCCATCGCAAGGACGGCCTCGCGCTCCTCCTGCTCGGCCTGGCGCTGATCGTCGCCGCGGGCACCTGGTCGAGCCTGCGGGGACCGGTCGGCGATCTCGTCGAGATGCTGGTGACCGGGGCGTTCGGCCGGCTGGATCTGCTCGTGCCGATACTGCTGGGCGCCATCGCCGTCCGGCTGATCCTGTACCCGCAGAGGCCGGAGGCCAACGGCCGGATCGTCATCGGGCTCTCCGCACTCGTCATCGGTATCCTCGGACAGGTCCACATCGCCTGCGGCTCGCCGGGCCGCGAGGACGGCACCGAGGCGATGCAGGACGCGGGCGGACTGATCGGCTGGGCCGCCTCCAAGCCGCTCGTGTTCACGATGGGCGAGGTCCTCGCCGTACCGCTGCTCGTGCTGCTGACCGTGTTCGGACTGCTCGTGGTCACGGCCACCCCCGTCAACGCCATTCCCCAGCGGCTGCGGACGCTCGGCGTCAAGCTGGGCATCGTCGAGCCGGCGTACGAGCCCGGCGCGGACGGCGGGAGCGACGACGACCGTTACGACGAGCAGTGGCGCGAGGCGCTGCCCGGCCGCTCGCGCCGCGGCACCGGCCGCCGCTCGGAGGCGGACACGGAGTACGACCCGGACCACGCCGAGTCGGAGGCGCTCTCCCGGCGCGGGCGGTCGCGCAAGCCGTCCGTGCAGCCCGCGATGAACCGCACCATGGACGCCGTGGATGTCGCCGCGGCCGCCGCCGCGGCGCTCGACGGCGCCGTGCTCAACGGCATGCCCCCCTCGCCGCTCGTCGCCGACCTGACCCAGGGCGTCTCCGTGGACCGGGACCGCGACCGTACGGGCGCGGGCACCCCCGTGCCCGGGGCCCGGGAGGCGGAGAAGGGCCGGGCCGGGGCGAAGGGCCCGGGCGCCGGAACGGCGGGGTCGCTCTCCGGCGGCGTACCGGATCTCACGAAGCCCGCCCCCGAGCACTCGCAGCCGCTGCCCGCGCGGGCCGAGCAGCTCCAGCTCTCCGGGGACATCACGTACTCGCTGCCCTCGCTCGACCTGCTGGAGCGCGGCGGGCCGGGGAAGACCCGCAGCGCCGCAAATGACGTGGTCGTCGCCTCCCTGACGAACGTCTTCACGGAGTTCAAGGTGGATGCCGCCGTCACCGGCTTCACCCGCGGCCCGACGGTCACGCGGTACGAGGTCGAGCTGGGGCCGGCCGTGAAGGTCGAGCGGATCACCGCGCTCACCAAGAACATCGCGTACGCCGTCGCCAGTCCGGACGTCCGCATCATCTCCCCGATCCCCGGCAAGTCCGCGGTGGGCATCGAGATCCCCAACTCCGACCGCGAGATGGTCAACCTCGGCGACGTACTGCGCCTCGCGGACGCGGCGGAGGACGACCACCCGATGCTCGTGGCGCTCGGCAAGAACGTCGAGGGCGGCTACGAGATGGCCAACCTCGCGAAGATGCCGCACGTCCTGGTCGCCGGTGCGACCGGATCCGGCAAGTCCTCCTGCATCAACTGTCTGATCACCTCGGTCATGGTGCGGGCGACCCCGGACGACGTCCGGATGGTCCTGGTCGACCCCAAGCGGGTCGAGCTCACCGCGTACGAGGGCATCCCGCACCTGATCACGCCGATCATCACCAACCCGAAGAAGGCCGCCGAGGCCCTCCAGTGGGTCGTACGGGAGATGGATCTGCGCTACGACGACCTCGCGGCGTACGGCTACCGGCACATCGACGACTTCAACCACGCCGTGCGCAACGGCAAGGCCAAGGCCCCCGAGGGCAGCGAGCGGGAGCTGTCGCCGTACCCGTATCTGCTGGTCATCGTCGACGAGCTGGCCGACCTGATGATGGTCGCCCCGCGTGACGTCGAGGACTCGATCGTCCGCATCACCCAGCTGGCCCGTGCCGCCGGCATCCATCTGGTGCTCGCCACCCAGCGGCCCTCGGTCGACGTGGTGACCGGTCTGATCAAGGCCAATGTGCCCTCCCGGCTGGCCTTCGCGACCTCCTCGCTCGCCGACAGCCGCGTCATCCTCGACCAGCCGGGTGCCGAAAAGCTCATCGGCAAGGGGGACGGGCTGTTCCTGCCGATGGGGGCGAACAAGCCCACCCGTATGCAGGGCGCCTTCGTCACCGAGGACGAGGTCGCGGCCATCGTCCAGCACTGCAAGGACCAGATGGCACCGGTCTTCCGCGAGGACGTCGTGGTCGGCACGAAGCAGAAGAAGGAGATCGACGAGGACATCGGCGACGACCTGGATCTGCTCTGCCAGGCCGCCGAGCTGGTCGTCTCCACACAGTTCGGGTCGACCTCGATGCTCCAGCGCAAGCTCCGGGTCGGATTCGCCAAGGCCGGACGGCTGATGGACCTCATGGAGTCCCGCAACATCGTGGGGCCCAGCGAGGGATCCAAGGCGCGCGATGTGATGGTGAAACCGGAGGAGCTCGACGGGGTGTTGGCGCTGATCCGGGGGGAAACTGCTCCGTAA